Proteins encoded within one genomic window of Xylophilus sp. GOD-11R:
- a CDS encoding FecR domain-containing protein: protein MSLLVLGAAVAVAPGARAAEPAAAVATVRAGTVKLVNGQVKLSDGKTERPVAPGDGIASADSIVTGADGSISVVLRDGTLIVVGPNSRTDLREFSFDATSYQGNMVVSVVRGTMRMVSGLLRKNRPDSVSVETPTALIGIRGTDFIVEVEPSGEGT, encoded by the coding sequence TTGAGCCTGCTCGTGCTGGGCGCCGCTGTCGCCGTGGCACCCGGCGCGCGAGCGGCAGAGCCTGCGGCCGCTGTCGCGACGGTGCGCGCCGGCACGGTCAAGCTGGTGAACGGGCAGGTGAAGCTGTCGGATGGCAAGACCGAACGGCCGGTCGCGCCGGGCGACGGCATCGCCTCGGCCGACAGCATCGTCACCGGCGCCGACGGCTCGATCAGCGTCGTGCTGCGCGACGGCACGCTCATCGTGGTCGGCCCCAACAGCCGCACCGATCTGCGCGAATTCAGTTTCGACGCGACCAGTTACCAGGGCAACATGGTCGTGAGTGTGGTGCGCGGCACCATGCGCATGGTGAGTGGCCTGCTGCGCAAGAACCGTCCGGATTCGGTCAGCGTCGAGACGCCGACCGCGCTGATCGGCATCCGCGGCACCGACTTCATCGTGGAAGTAGAGCCTTCCGGAGAAGGCACATGA